A region from the Arachis ipaensis cultivar K30076 chromosome B01, Araip1.1, whole genome shotgun sequence genome encodes:
- the LOC107611091 gene encoding uncharacterized protein LOC107611091 has product MTGQILNALFDSGASHSFIAFEKASELGLKIVVLGYDLKVYNATHEAMITKLGCPQVSFKVKQRDVVHDLICLPMTGLDLILGLDWLPKNCVLLNCFEKSLHFMPEGSEGPVVVNGCSLNYVVVNCSGQECQGVMLLAASVSGEEQSLEQIPIVCEFPEVFPDDIEEFPPR; this is encoded by the coding sequence atgacCGGTCAAATTTTAAATGCCCTGTTTGATTctggagcatcgcattcattcattgcatttgagaaggcTAGTGAGTTAGGACTGAAGATTGTGGTGTTAGGTTACGATCTGAAGGTGTATAATGCCACCCACGAAGCCATGATAACTAAGTTAGGGTGTCCACAAGTTTCTTTTAAGGTTAAACAACGCGATGTTGTTCATGACTTGATCTGTTTGCCGATGACTGGCCtcgatcttatcttgggattggactggttgcCTAAGAATTGTGTTTTGTTGAACTGTTTTGAGAAATCATTGCATTTTATGCCTGAAGGGTCAGAAGGGCCGGTTGTGGTGAATGGTTGTTCCTTGAACTATGTGGTAGTAAACTGTTCAGGGCAGGAGTGTCAAGGTGTTATGCTTCTAGCCGCGAGTGTGTCAGGCGAGGAACAAAGCTTAGAGCAAATCCCAATTGTTTGTGAATTTCCTGAGGTGTTTCCTGATGACATTGAGGAATTTCCTCCTAGGTGA